From the genome of Streptomyces sp. S4.7:
GAATCGGTCCACGGCGGCGGTCAGGCGCGTCGTATCAAGCACGCCGCGACCCTACGCGCCCTTGCCGGACTGTTGCCAACGGACGAACGCTCAGGCACGGTGACGTGAAGGACCAGTACGTGAAGCAGCGTCCGGAGGCGCCGATGTCCCTTGTTTTCTCCGAAGAGACCCATCGCAACCTGCTGTCCCGCATCCCACACTGCACCGGTCGCGAGATCTCCGACTGGCTCCGCACGGTCGACGAAGGCCCCGCCCTCGTCCGTTTCGACGAGAAGGTCGCCTGGCTCCGCGGCGAGCACGACCTCGCGTACGGGCACGCGAAGGCGATCATCCACGAGCACGATCTGAGGCGGGCGGCGCGCCGCCTCGGCTGAGACCCGGCCGACACGACGGAGGGGTCCACGGGCTGTTGCCCGTGGACCCCTCCGTCGTAACCGCGTTGTCCTCGATCGCCGGACGGGCCGCATGTGCCGCGGCCCGTCCGGCGCCAGGTCATCGCACCGGCTAGTCGTTGCCGCTCAGGATCGAGAAGAGGCGCAGCATCTCCAGGTAGATCCACACCAGCGTCATGGTGAGGCCGAAGGCCGCCATCCAGGACTCCTCGCGCGGCGCGCCGTACGTGACGCCGTCCTCGACCTGCTTGAAGTCGAGCGCCAGGAAGCACGCGCCGAGGATGATGCCGATCACACCGAAGAGGATGCCGAGGCCGCCGCTGCGGAAGCCGAGGCCGTCACCGCCGCCGAAGACGCTGAACAGCAGGTTGGCGACCATGAGGAGTACGAAACCCATCGCGGCGGCCATCACGAAGCCGTAGAAACGGCGCGTGACGCGGATCCAGCGCATCTTGTAGGCGATCAGCACACCGGCGAAGACCGCCATCGTGCCCATCACCGCCTGGACGACCACGCCCGGCGAGAGGTACGTGCTCACCGCGCTGCTGATGACGCCGAGGAAGACGCCCTCGAACGCGGCGTAGCCCAGGATCAGCGCCGGGACCGGCTTGCGCTTGAACGACTGGACCAGCGCCAGGACCAGGGCCACGAGGGCCGCGCCGATGGCGATGCCGTACGACTTGCCGACGTTGTCCTGGTCGACCGGGAGCAGGACCCAGGCGAGGACGGCGGTGAGGACGACCGTGCCGAGCGTCGACGCGGTGCGCGTCACGACGTCGTCGATCGTCATGACCCCGGCGCGTGCGGGCGCCTGCGGTCCGGCGCCGCCGTACTGACCGTCGGTCTGCGGGGCGTAGGGGTTGGTGGCGTACGGGTTGGTCGCGTACGGGTTCTGCGTGGTTCCTACGGCGGGGCCCCCGGCCTGCGGCGCCGCGTTGAAGCCCGCTTGGCCGTTGTCGCGGCTGAAGCCCCGTCGCGAGAAGACCGGGTTACTGCTCCTCATCTCACTCCTCCATGGCGGCCACCCTGCGCGGCCTTGGCACAAGAGTAATGCGGGAGCAAAGGGAACACCCTAGTGCCCCAGGAGGATCTTTCCTCGATCGTGACGCGGGGGTGCCGGGACCGGGGTCGGGGGCCGGCCCGGAGTGTCGTCGGATGGCGCGTCCGCGACTCTCCGGGGATCTTCGGAGAGCGCTCCCGCCGACCACCGGGCCGGAGCAGCGGATTCAGCGGATTGACGCGCACTCGACAAGATGATCAAGGGTCTGAGCTGGGAGTTCGTCGCGATTTGAAGCTGACTCTTCGTCAAAAGCTCTACATTTCAAACGAGTTGAGCGAACGGGCCGATCTGCAGGCACGTTTCAGCAGCACTGCGCCTCAAAGGCAGAAAAAGTGGGGAAGAATCGATCTTCGCAGGTCAGCACACGTTCAGAGAGTGTGCCCGGAACCGGACTTGAACCGGTACGCCCCATTTGGGGCAGCGAGGTTTAAGCTCGCCGTGTCTGCATTCCACCATCCGGGCGTACGCGGCTCCGCGTTGGCTTACGAGCCTATCCGGGAGGACCCCTCGGGCAGCCGAGCACCTGGACGATCCTGTCTGATTTTATTGGCACCTGAGGGTGTGTCAGCCCTGGTAACACGCCATCGGCACATGCCGGAAGCAGGACGAAGGTCTTGATACGACCCTCGGGATATGACGGAAAGTCGCCGCTCTCTGTCTACTATTCGCCACTCCCCGCACACGGATTGCGCGGAGCCGTCGTTCAGGCGACAGCCCGACGACCGGATGACATGAGTAAGGGTCGACGTCATACCGAAGGAGGACGGAGCGGCGTCGCGGTCCGACCCGAGAGGGCCACGGGAACGGGCATGCGGAGTGACGACTCGGCGCCGGACGGCGGAGAGGATGAAGTCATTCCACCCCATGCACCCCGACAGGAGCCCAACCCGTGACGACCATGCCTCTCCTCCGCGCCAGCGCCGTGGCGGCCCACGCCTCCGCCTTGTCCAAGGTCTACGGGCAGGGCGAGACGCAGGTCGTGGCCCTCGACCAGGTCACCGTCGACTTCCGGCAGGGCCAGTTCACCGCGATCATGGGCCCCTCCGGGTCCGGCAAGTCGACCCTGATGCACTGCGTGGCCGGGCTCGACAGCTTCAGCAGCGGCTCGGTGCGCATCGGCGACACCGAGCTCGGCACGCTCAAGGACAAACAGCTCACCCAGCTCCGCCGGGACAAGATCGGCTTCATCTTCCAGGCGTTCAACCTGCTGCCGACGCTGACGGCCCTGGAGAACATCACGCTCCCCATGGACATCGCGGGCCGTAAGCCCGACAAGCAGTGGCTGGACAACGTCATCACGATGATCGGCCTCAAGGACCGGCTCCACCACCGTCCCACCGCGCTCTCCGGCGGCCAGCAGCAGCGCGTGGCCGTCGCCCGCGCGCTGGCCTCCCGGCCCGAGATCATCTTCGGCGACGAACCGACCGGAAACCTGGACTCACGGGCCGGCGCCGAGGTCCTGGGCTTCATGCGCAACTCCGTGCGGGAGCTGGGCCAGACCGTCGTCATGGTGACGCACGACCCGGTGGCCGCCTCGTACGCGGACCGCGTGATCTTCCTCGCCGACGGCCGGATCGTCGACGAGATGCAGAACCCCACCGCCGAGGGTGTGCTCGACCGCATGAAGGCCTTCGACTCCAAGGGCCGTACGAGCTGACGCCGGACGTCCGGCACCCCTGACGCCCCGCGCCGGCCGGCGCGGCCGTCCCTCCTCCACCGCGGCCGATCCCGCACTCCACCGCGGTCGGTCCGCCCTGCCCTCACGCGGCTCCGCCGTCCGTTCGCCCTGCCCACTTCACCTGGACTCCCACCATGTTCCGTACCGCTTTGCGCACCGTGCTCGCGCACAAGGCCCGGCTGCTGATGACCGTGCTCGCCGTGATGCTCGGCGTGGCCTTCGTCTCCGGCACGCTGGTCTTCACCGACACCCTCGGCAACGCCTTCAACAAACAGTCGGCCAAGAGCTACAAGGACGTAGCCGTCTCCGTCTCCAGCTACGCCTCCAACGAGACGCGCTCCGACGGGAAGAAGCCGGAGCCGGGACTCAGCCCGAAGACCCTCGACAAGATCGGCGCCATCGACGGAGTCGCCTCCGTCACCGGCCGGGTCGACGGCTTCGCCGGCGTGGCCGACCCGGACGGCAAGCTCATCGGCAACGGCTGGTCCAACACCGGCACCAACTTCTCCCCGGGCGAGGACGGCAAGGACGCCGCCTACGACTTCACCGACGGGGCGGGCCCCACGAAGGCCGGTGAGATCGCGCTCGACAAGTCCACCGCGTCCCGCGGTGAGTACGAGGTCGGCAAGCCCGTACGGGTCTCGACCAACGGGCCGGTGAAGGAGTACACCCTCGCCGGCATCTTCACCACCGAGGACGGCGCGGTCAACGCGGGCGGCAGCCTGGTGCTCTTCGAGACGGCGGTCGCCCAGAAGCTCTACCTGGAGCCCGGCTTCTTCCAGGACGCCACCGTCAAGGCGGCGCCCGGCGCGTCCGACGCGAAGATCCTCGACGCGGTCGAGCCGCTGCTGCCCGAGGACGCCGAGGCACAGACCGGCACCCAGCTGGCCGCCGAGCAGGCCGACCAGATCGAGCGTCAGCTCAGCGGCATCAACCAGATGCTGCTCGCCTTCGCGGCCATCGCGCTCTTCGTCGGCATCTTCCTGATCTCCAACACCTTCACCATGCTCGTCGCCCAGCGCACCAAGGAGCTGGCGCTGCTGCGCGCCGTCGGCGCCTCGCGCCGCCAGGTCAAGCGTTCGGTGATGCTCGAGGCTCTGGTCGTGGGTCTCTTCGCGTCCGCCGTCGGCTTCGTCCTCGGTCTCGGTCTCGCCGTCGGACTGCGTTCGGCCATGGGGTCCTTCGGTGCGAAGGTGCCCGCCGGACCGCTGATGATCACGCCGGTCGCCGTCGCCGCCGCCTTCGGTGTCGGCGTGGTGATCACCCTGATCGCCGCCTGGCTGCCCGCCCGCCGGGCCGCCAAGATCCCGCCGGTCGCCGCCATGAGCAGCGTGCACGCCGTGGCCACGGCGAAGTCGCTCGTCCTGCGCAACTCGATCGGGGCCGTGCTCACGCTCATCGGCGCCGCGGGGATCATCGCGGGCGCCTCGGTGGGGAAGGACGGCAAGCTGCTCATCGGCGGCGGCGCCTTCTTCTCGCTCGTCGGCATCATCGTGCTGATCCCGCTGCTGTCGCGCCCGGTCATCGCGCTCGTACAGCCGCTGCTGAACCGTCTGTACGGCGTCGCCGGCAAGCTGGCCGGGCAGAACGCGGCGCGCAACCCGCGCCGTACCGGCGCCACCGCCTCCGCGCTGGCGATCGGTCTCACGCTGGTCACCGGTCTGACCGTCATCGGTGTGACGCTCGGTCAGGCCATCGACAAGATGACCACCGACAACATCAAGGCCGACTACATGGTCACGATGGCCAGCGGCGGCGGCCTCGACGAGTCGGCGGTCGAGGCCCTGGAGAAGGCGCCGGGCGTCAGCGCGGTCTCCCCGCAGCGGGCGTCGTACCTGGAGATCAAGGGCGAGGACAGCTCCGCCTCGGCGGTGACCCCCGGGGACATCCAGCGGGTCCTCGCGCTGAAGACGGAGAGCGGTTCGCTGGACTCGCTGAGCGGTGACGCGATCGCGATGGCCTCGGACACCGCTAAGTCCCGGGGACTGAAGACCGGTGACACCGTCTCGGTGAAGTACCAGGACGACAAGAAGGCGCGGCTGAAGATCGGCGCCACGTACGAGGCCAACGAGTTCGTCTCCCCGGTCCTGATCTCGACCGATCTGGTGGGGCCGCACGAGGCGAAGCCGTACACGCCCGAGGTGTACGTGGCGATGGACGGCGGCATGACCGAGGCCAACGAACTGGCCCTGGTGAACGCGCTCGGCGACAACCCCGCGATCAGCGTCTCCGACCAGCAGGACATCAGGAACATGTTCGGCGGCATGATCAACACCGCGCTGAACATCATGTACGGGCTGCTGGGGATGGCGCTGATCATCGCGGTGCTCGGTGTCGTCAACACCCTCGCGATGTCCGTCTTCGAGCGTCAGCAGGAGATCGGCATGCTGCGGGCCATCGGTCTGGACCGCCGCAGGGTCAAGCGCATGATCCGGCTGGAGGCCGTGGTGATCTCGGTGTTCGGCGCGCTGGTCGGGGTCGGGCTCGGTACGTTCCTGGCCTGGGCCATCGGCGAGACGATCCGCTCGTCGATCCCCGGCTATGTGCTGGTCCTGCCGTGGGAGCGGATCGGGATCTTCCTGGTGCTCGCGGGGCTGGTGGGTGTGCTGGCCGCGCTCTGGCCGGCGCGCAGCGCGGCGAGGCTGAACATGCTGACGGCGATCAAGACGGAGTGAGTGCGGGCTCTGTCACCGGGCGCCGGGCGGGCCGCGTACACGCGGCCCGCCCGGCGCCCGCGCGTGGGCGCACGGGTCGCCCGGCTCGTGTCAGTTCCAGGTTCGCGTGCGCAGCGGGAGGGCCGCGTCGCCCGATTCCCGGGACCGCACCGCCAGGATCTGGTTGACGCCGATTCTGTTGTGTTCGAAGGAGAGGGCCGACGCGGCCATGTAGAGACGCCATACCCGGGCGCGGCCGGGTGAGGTGAGCCGGACCGCCTCGGGCCAGTGCCGCTCCAGATTCCGCACCCACTCCCGGAGCGTCAGCGCGTAGTGCTCACGAAGGGATTCGACGTCCCGGACCTCGAAGCCGGCCTCCTCCAGCGTTCCGACGGTGCGCCCGAGAGGGGCCAGTTCGCCGTCGGGGAAGACGTACGCGTCGATGAAGTCGTCGATGCGGTACTCCGACTCGTTCCGCTCGGGACGGCGCGCGATCTGGTGGTTGAGCAGCCGGCCGCCCGGCTTGAGGAGGGCGAAGAGGTCGGCGGCGTACTCGCGGTAGCGGACCGAGCCGACGTGTTCGGCCATGCCGATGGACGAGATGGCGTCGTACGGACCGTCCCTGACGTCCCGGTAGTCCTGGACCCTGATCTCGATGCGGTCGGTCAGGCCCTCGTCCGCGATGCGCTTGCGCGCGTACGCGGCCTGTTCGCGGGAGAGCGTGACCCCGGTGACCTGGACGCCGTACTCGCGCGCCGCGTGGATGGCCATGGAGCCCCAGCCGCAGCCGACGTCGAGCAGCCGCTCGCCCTCCGTCAGCCCGAGCTTGCGGCAGACGAGGTCGAGCTTGTCGCGCTGGGCGTCCTCCAGCGTGGCACCCGGCTCCTCGAAGTAGGCGCACGAGTAGACCATCGACGGTCCGAGGACCATCTCGTAGAAGTCGTTGCCCACGTCGTAGTGGTGGCTGATCGCCGCCCGGTCCCGGTGCTTGGTGTGCAGCGTGCCGCTTCTGCGCCGCACTTCCTCAGGAGGCGGCGGGGGCGGCGGCCAGGGTCCGGCGATCCGCGCGAGGCCCTTGGCGGCGGCGCGCATCCGCGGGTCGCGCAGCGGGTGCACCGGGTCCTTGGCGTCGGCGCCCCGCTCCCAGAGGAGTCCGGCGATCAGTGACAGGGCCGCGTACAGATCACCGTCGATGTCGATCTCACCGGCCACCCAGCCGCGGGCCAGTCCCAACTCGCCCGGCTTCCACAGCAGACGGCGCAGGGCCCTGCGGTGCCGGACGACGAGTGTCGGCGCGCCCGGCGGGCCCGACTCGCTGCCGTCCCAGGCACGGATACGTACGGGGAGCGGGGCTCCCAGCAGTTCCTCGGCGAGAGTGGTCAGCCGCAGTGCGGCGTCGGCCATGGCGCACACCTCCGTGAAAGGGA
Proteins encoded in this window:
- a CDS encoding DUF4287 domain-containing protein, encoding MSLVFSEETHRNLLSRIPHCTGREISDWLRTVDEGPALVRFDEKVAWLRGEHDLAYGHAKAIIHEHDLRRAARRLG
- a CDS encoding Bax inhibitor-1/YccA family protein yields the protein MRSSNPVFSRRGFSRDNGQAGFNAAPQAGGPAVGTTQNPYATNPYATNPYAPQTDGQYGGAGPQAPARAGVMTIDDVVTRTASTLGTVVLTAVLAWVLLPVDQDNVGKSYGIAIGAALVALVLALVQSFKRKPVPALILGYAAFEGVFLGVISSAVSTYLSPGVVVQAVMGTMAVFAGVLIAYKMRWIRVTRRFYGFVMAAAMGFVLLMVANLLFSVFGGGDGLGFRSGGLGILFGVIGIILGACFLALDFKQVEDGVTYGAPREESWMAAFGLTMTLVWIYLEMLRLFSILSGND
- a CDS encoding ABC transporter ATP-binding protein; this encodes MTTMPLLRASAVAAHASALSKVYGQGETQVVALDQVTVDFRQGQFTAIMGPSGSGKSTLMHCVAGLDSFSSGSVRIGDTELGTLKDKQLTQLRRDKIGFIFQAFNLLPTLTALENITLPMDIAGRKPDKQWLDNVITMIGLKDRLHHRPTALSGGQQQRVAVARALASRPEIIFGDEPTGNLDSRAGAEVLGFMRNSVRELGQTVVMVTHDPVAASYADRVIFLADGRIVDEMQNPTAEGVLDRMKAFDSKGRTS
- a CDS encoding ABC transporter permease; this encodes MFRTALRTVLAHKARLLMTVLAVMLGVAFVSGTLVFTDTLGNAFNKQSAKSYKDVAVSVSSYASNETRSDGKKPEPGLSPKTLDKIGAIDGVASVTGRVDGFAGVADPDGKLIGNGWSNTGTNFSPGEDGKDAAYDFTDGAGPTKAGEIALDKSTASRGEYEVGKPVRVSTNGPVKEYTLAGIFTTEDGAVNAGGSLVLFETAVAQKLYLEPGFFQDATVKAAPGASDAKILDAVEPLLPEDAEAQTGTQLAAEQADQIERQLSGINQMLLAFAAIALFVGIFLISNTFTMLVAQRTKELALLRAVGASRRQVKRSVMLEALVVGLFASAVGFVLGLGLAVGLRSAMGSFGAKVPAGPLMITPVAVAAAFGVGVVITLIAAWLPARRAAKIPPVAAMSSVHAVATAKSLVLRNSIGAVLTLIGAAGIIAGASVGKDGKLLIGGGAFFSLVGIIVLIPLLSRPVIALVQPLLNRLYGVAGKLAGQNAARNPRRTGATASALAIGLTLVTGLTVIGVTLGQAIDKMTTDNIKADYMVTMASGGGLDESAVEALEKAPGVSAVSPQRASYLEIKGEDSSASAVTPGDIQRVLALKTESGSLDSLSGDAIAMASDTAKSRGLKTGDTVSVKYQDDKKARLKIGATYEANEFVSPVLISTDLVGPHEAKPYTPEVYVAMDGGMTEANELALVNALGDNPAISVSDQQDIRNMFGGMINTALNIMYGLLGMALIIAVLGVVNTLAMSVFERQQEIGMLRAIGLDRRRVKRMIRLEAVVISVFGALVGVGLGTFLAWAIGETIRSSIPGYVLVLPWERIGIFLVLAGLVGVLAALWPARSAARLNMLTAIKTE
- a CDS encoding cyclopropane-fatty-acyl-phospholipid synthase family protein, which gives rise to MADAALRLTTLAEELLGAPLPVRIRAWDGSESGPPGAPTLVVRHRRALRRLLWKPGELGLARGWVAGEIDIDGDLYAALSLIAGLLWERGADAKDPVHPLRDPRMRAAAKGLARIAGPWPPPPPPPEEVRRRSGTLHTKHRDRAAISHHYDVGNDFYEMVLGPSMVYSCAYFEEPGATLEDAQRDKLDLVCRKLGLTEGERLLDVGCGWGSMAIHAAREYGVQVTGVTLSREQAAYARKRIADEGLTDRIEIRVQDYRDVRDGPYDAISSIGMAEHVGSVRYREYAADLFALLKPGGRLLNHQIARRPERNESEYRIDDFIDAYVFPDGELAPLGRTVGTLEEAGFEVRDVESLREHYALTLREWVRNLERHWPEAVRLTSPGRARVWRLYMAASALSFEHNRIGVNQILAVRSRESGDAALPLRTRTWN